One Verrucomicrobiota bacterium genomic window carries:
- a CDS encoding pectate lyase, which translates to MRRTAWLILATLVLALISSFLFTATAIAQESRPDRFIQAAQSFADAALKYGRDTYGPKHTPLFVDGINMETHEPVMWKSRDGHAWALSDLGNQQNFFRTLVGLSALTGDPQYKQAAIEATRYALTNLMEGGLLAWGGHMAYNASEDIIVCAEDKGRVHELKSHYPFYELMWEIDPRATKTLIETMWNGHILDWSNLDFNRHGHPQKMGRLWKSEYKATPVFFWGSGLTFINAGSDLIYAAAMLSKFTGDPEPLVWAKRLAHRYVETRDPKTGMGGYQFSQAASSWCDDVGKIRGDRAVYFFADDFPGHHVVEGTLFPPYGNTPPVRPRICQLLLGEVLGSTGAEFIQWSSEDLTAWGKTAYRATNNTFIPMLTDGTSMEGYVVKKDGYFGPKGRVLTTGKAGAIDFWTYALGYRLTGDAFLGQMAQSIRNANAFEKSANPSALFGFLELYRKTKERAYLTLAERVGDNIVAAGRYHKGWVKFDLEEPLALLHLAAALQDRAQLVPVYYGGSGFFAAAYGNLGHKYDDFLYR; encoded by the coding sequence ATGAGACGAACCGCATGGCTGATCTTGGCCACCTTGGTGCTGGCACTGATTTCCAGCTTCCTGTTCACAGCAACTGCGATCGCTCAGGAATCCCGTCCGGACCGCTTTATCCAAGCCGCCCAATCCTTCGCGGATGCCGCGCTGAAGTACGGCCGTGATACGTACGGGCCCAAGCATACGCCGCTGTTCGTTGACGGCATCAACATGGAAACCCACGAACCCGTCATGTGGAAGTCCCGCGACGGCCATGCCTGGGCGCTCTCAGACCTCGGCAACCAGCAGAACTTCTTCCGCACGCTGGTCGGCCTCTCCGCGCTCACCGGCGATCCGCAATACAAGCAGGCTGCCATCGAGGCCACACGTTACGCGCTGACGAACCTCATGGAGGGCGGCTTGCTCGCCTGGGGCGGACACATGGCCTACAACGCCTCCGAAGACATCATTGTCTGCGCCGAAGACAAAGGCCGGGTCCACGAACTCAAGAGCCATTATCCGTTCTACGAGTTGATGTGGGAGATTGATCCCCGCGCGACCAAAACCCTGATCGAAACCATGTGGAACGGCCACATCCTCGACTGGTCGAACCTCGACTTCAACCGCCACGGCCATCCGCAAAAGATGGGCCGGCTCTGGAAGAGTGAATACAAGGCAACGCCCGTCTTTTTCTGGGGTTCCGGCCTCACCTTCATCAATGCCGGCAGCGACCTGATCTACGCCGCCGCGATGCTGAGCAAATTCACCGGCGATCCCGAACCGCTGGTCTGGGCCAAGCGCCTCGCCCACCGCTATGTCGAGACCCGCGACCCGAAAACCGGCATGGGCGGCTACCAGTTCAGCCAGGCCGCCAGTTCCTGGTGCGACGACGTGGGCAAGATCCGCGGGGACCGGGCTGTCTATTTCTTTGCCGACGATTTTCCGGGCCACCACGTCGTGGAGGGAACACTCTTCCCTCCGTATGGCAACACGCCGCCGGTGCGCCCCCGCATCTGCCAACTGCTGCTCGGCGAGGTGCTCGGCTCCACCGGCGCGGAATTCATTCAATGGTCGAGTGAGGATCTAACGGCTTGGGGCAAGACGGCTTACCGCGCAACGAACAACACATTCATTCCTATGCTTACCGACGGCACCAGCATGGAAGGCTACGTCGTCAAGAAGGACGGCTATTTCGGCCCAAAAGGCCGGGTCCTGACCACCGGCAAAGCCGGGGCGATTGATTTCTGGACCTACGCCCTCGGCTACCGGCTCACCGGCGACGCTTTCCTCGGGCAGATGGCTCAATCCATCCGGAACGCCAACGCCTTTGAGAAGAGCGCCAACCCGTCAGCCCTGTTCGGTTTCCTGGAACTCTACCGCAAAACCAAGGAGCGCGCTTATTTGACATTGGCCGAACGGGTGGGTGACAACATTGTCGCCGCCGGTCGCTATCACAAGGGCTGGGTGAAGTTTGACCTGGAAGAACCCCTTGCGTTGCTCCACCTTGCTGCTGCCCTGCAGGACCGGGCGCAGCTCGTTCCGGTTTACTACGGCGGCTCCGGCTTCTTCGCCGCCGCCTATGGCAATCTGGGACACAAGTACGACGACTTTCTTTATCGCTAA
- a CDS encoding Druantia anti-phage system protein DruA: MKKPSEVGRTSKAERLGDSEVTVAHSASDWRQAKAALGREHGLGVGREAGDRLCQLVRQDGRLVTVLVWCAAAWHLKARDKTVGWDAVTRSKRLKLVVQLRRFLVLEATRRPNLASQCLGAGRRELVGQWEGQHGYRPLLDESFSDPESHAGTVYKATNWVPAGLTKGYSQDHTDFYVPNGRPKKLWLKELAPKACRLMCARELPQACQGAEDEGGGARSPLKVSQLEQPRLDGSLFDWLEFDTVRSKCVHVPVWLRRMLNRRFSPARNLARMF, translated from the coding sequence GTGAAGAAACCTAGCGAGGTCGGCCGCACGTCCAAAGCGGAGCGCTTGGGCGACAGCGAAGTCACCGTGGCACATTCCGCGTCGGATTGGCGTCAGGCCAAGGCGGCGCTGGGACGGGAGCACGGATTGGGGGTGGGCCGGGAAGCCGGCGACCGGCTCTGTCAGTTGGTGCGGCAGGACGGGCGCTTGGTGACGGTATTGGTGTGGTGTGCGGCAGCCTGGCATTTGAAGGCGCGGGATAAAACGGTGGGCTGGGATGCGGTGACGCGTTCCAAGCGGTTGAAGCTGGTGGTTCAACTGCGGCGGTTTTTGGTGTTAGAAGCGACGCGGCGGCCAAACCTGGCCAGCCAGTGCCTGGGGGCGGGGAGGCGTGAATTGGTCGGCCAGTGGGAAGGCCAACACGGGTATCGGCCGCTGCTGGACGAAAGCTTTAGCGATCCGGAGAGTCACGCGGGCACCGTTTACAAGGCGACCAATTGGGTGCCGGCCGGGCTGACCAAAGGCTACTCCCAGGACCACACCGACTTTTACGTCCCCAATGGGCGACCCAAGAAGCTCTGGCTTAAAGAACTGGCCCCCAAAGCGTGCAGGTTGATGTGCGCGCGGGAATTACCGCAGGCCTGCCAGGGAGCCGAGGACGAGGGGGGCGGAGCGCGCAGCCCGCTCAAAGTTAGCCAACTGGAGCAGCCAAGGCTCGACGGCTCGCTTTTTGACTGGTTGGAGTTTGACACCGTCCGCTCAAAGTGCGTACATGTGCCCGTATGGCTCCGGCGCATGTTGAATCGCAGATTCAGTCCAGCTCGCAATTTGGCGAGGATGTTTTGA
- a CDS encoding beta-galactosidase → MNQPRILIMTLLGMGCVVGMLATAQTRRMTNNPASDTVTFTADVLVAPDATISLGGVNHSTAILRPNLPLLKRLLFEAGDLRGATVSLGLDVPKTAITVLAEGKATNGQMFRFADMPALQAVELRPDMQWILAVWRHQFHYSGGGELGEFRLERVADGKQVTLPVFGDQPVMETELGIFSLAGYTKRLKFPALVKRIPVAAGKGKGDWEVVDGKDVRLNSTASRLAFATRGMADWSPGYDPAPVLIFEAKQAGQYRLHGSLRIISGQASNPQQAETVSWMLLATEPGLTSTGATLKLHRLLREAAPAAKGVAALSGLAAGKDYDLVPVATVSFGKLSPGQKRLTVPLADFEKPLARWQSGEWADHGMLAMVEPDSKNILPHLMLAPKDIKGEVTIKSHPAHQVFANPLKPVTGTYVQVRDGHLNYGGQRLRLWGICGGPEGDARAADRLARLGFNAMRLWGQGGQEGKGAPSYDAASASKGQLRDPATYKTGERNVLDNYDRYFADLKQSGFFIVCPQLMSGIGWDYLVQDGSFVSAGADWEEWKAAIRTKATGAKKEVKAAKFWLAFDERLIQAQRQHARNFLNHVNPYTGKRYAEEEAVAIWEIHNEYQLVRLVLENGFDTWPDYFRNKLTARWNDWLKARYQNESALTTAWDKLEIGESLGGRTVKLAPIFSQREAFPKARADDFVEFITTLVARYYLDFQAFCRTQAPAGVGINVVPFSFDTQYRPNTPWHYSTAGQADVANFGMYFFPLTSSLGKPPGAYVMDSHTVAGKPTIIYETNESRPCAYRTGRAFINAALGAWQDWDAIFWHYYHSLPQPDEQFLALPLQYMTSTFYWSAVETERDPAMLSAIALAGRIFINGHIASASHPVTYQLGKRALFGYDLWNGVSMSRATFQRGAAVRFDPNGNYGVKIEGADAEAFTGRMEAAVASGEQVLWDWPNGRLIIDTPNTKAYVGAPPAQGGWYRFRDGISVGGLKHDFVALAIVSADDRPLVGAAPAKRIYLNARRDAHNTGFDIDLSVAKADGSFGDPFEQARRIRNRGHAPVVEDDVPFTVCFPVEISAQWRGYDFAQRQVMDRTVSGSNRLEYSGPALFMSTVDLSARGKAMETPQTTIVAIAKESNLEAAIPATGDAVLAKVWHPVPGITWADNYARVHRLLRQSSISFTTISKAEASPEAQTSIRLTDAKMLFNLPAGITIAFAQGKMQSLDVTFTRPPSLNEVVKAYEDKFGKPEQKQIANEQGSDTSLIQWHANMPGATLLIKVIETQGNLSIHYEIQPTQP, encoded by the coding sequence ATGAATCAACCGCGAATCCTGATCATGACGTTGCTCGGCATGGGCTGCGTGGTCGGGATGCTGGCTACTGCACAAACCCGGCGAATGACCAATAACCCGGCCTCGGATACCGTCACCTTTACCGCAGATGTGTTGGTGGCACCGGATGCCACGATTTCCCTGGGCGGAGTCAATCACAGCACCGCGATTCTGCGGCCCAATCTGCCGCTCCTGAAACGGTTGCTCTTCGAAGCGGGCGACCTGCGGGGCGCGACGGTATCGCTGGGGTTGGACGTACCCAAGACGGCTATCACAGTGCTGGCGGAAGGCAAGGCCACCAACGGACAGATGTTTCGTTTTGCGGACATGCCCGCACTCCAGGCGGTGGAGTTGCGCCCGGACATGCAATGGATCCTGGCGGTGTGGCGCCACCAATTCCATTACTCCGGCGGCGGGGAGCTTGGCGAGTTCCGGTTGGAACGCGTCGCAGATGGCAAACAGGTCACCTTGCCGGTGTTTGGCGATCAACCTGTCATGGAGACGGAACTCGGCATATTCTCCCTGGCCGGTTACACCAAGCGCCTCAAATTCCCCGCGCTGGTCAAACGCATTCCGGTTGCCGCCGGCAAAGGGAAAGGCGACTGGGAGGTGGTGGATGGCAAGGACGTGCGGCTGAATTCCACCGCGAGCCGGCTCGCGTTTGCGACCCGCGGCATGGCAGACTGGTCACCCGGATATGATCCCGCGCCAGTCCTGATCTTTGAAGCCAAACAAGCCGGCCAGTATCGGCTGCATGGCTCGTTGCGAATCATCAGTGGCCAGGCCTCCAATCCGCAACAAGCTGAAACGGTCAGTTGGATGCTGCTCGCGACTGAGCCCGGCTTGACCTCCACCGGTGCGACGCTCAAGCTCCATCGGCTGTTGCGGGAAGCTGCCCCGGCGGCAAAAGGCGTTGCCGCGCTCTCCGGGCTGGCCGCGGGCAAGGATTATGATCTGGTTCCAGTGGCAACGGTATCGTTCGGCAAGCTCAGCCCCGGCCAAAAACGATTAACCGTGCCACTGGCTGATTTCGAGAAACCCCTGGCCCGCTGGCAAAGCGGCGAGTGGGCGGATCATGGGATGCTTGCGATGGTGGAGCCGGATTCAAAAAACATCCTGCCGCACCTGATGCTGGCACCCAAGGATATAAAAGGGGAAGTGACCATCAAATCTCATCCCGCACATCAGGTGTTTGCCAATCCGCTCAAGCCCGTGACGGGAACGTATGTGCAGGTGCGCGACGGCCATTTGAACTACGGCGGCCAACGGCTGCGGCTGTGGGGAATCTGCGGGGGGCCGGAAGGCGACGCCCGCGCCGCCGACCGATTGGCGCGGCTCGGATTCAACGCCATGCGCCTGTGGGGACAGGGCGGACAGGAAGGAAAAGGCGCGCCCAGCTACGATGCAGCCTCGGCCAGCAAGGGCCAACTCCGCGATCCCGCCACTTACAAAACCGGTGAACGCAATGTGCTGGATAATTACGACCGATACTTCGCTGACCTCAAGCAATCGGGCTTTTTTATTGTATGCCCCCAATTGATGAGCGGCATTGGCTGGGATTACCTGGTACAGGACGGCTCGTTTGTGTCTGCCGGTGCGGACTGGGAGGAGTGGAAGGCCGCGATACGCACGAAGGCCACCGGCGCAAAAAAAGAGGTTAAAGCCGCGAAATTCTGGCTGGCCTTCGATGAACGGCTCATCCAGGCGCAACGCCAGCACGCCCGGAATTTTCTCAACCACGTCAACCCGTACACCGGGAAACGCTACGCGGAGGAGGAAGCGGTGGCGATCTGGGAGATTCACAACGAATACCAGCTTGTGCGCTTGGTTCTCGAGAACGGCTTTGACACCTGGCCGGACTATTTCCGCAATAAGCTGACGGCGCGCTGGAACGATTGGCTGAAGGCCCGCTATCAAAACGAGTCGGCGCTGACGACTGCCTGGGACAAACTCGAAATCGGCGAGTCTTTGGGCGGACGCACGGTCAAACTGGCCCCGATATTCAGCCAGCGGGAAGCCTTTCCCAAAGCGCGTGCCGACGACTTCGTCGAGTTCATCACCACCCTGGTTGCTCGTTATTACCTCGATTTTCAAGCCTTCTGTCGCACTCAGGCTCCTGCCGGTGTCGGCATCAACGTCGTTCCATTCTCCTTTGACACCCAGTACCGTCCCAACACGCCGTGGCATTACAGCACGGCCGGTCAGGCGGATGTCGCTAATTTCGGCATGTACTTTTTTCCCCTCACCTCATCGCTGGGCAAACCACCGGGCGCTTACGTCATGGATTCGCATACCGTCGCCGGCAAGCCCACCATCATTTACGAAACCAATGAATCACGTCCTTGCGCCTATCGCACGGGTCGGGCCTTCATCAATGCGGCGCTAGGGGCATGGCAGGACTGGGATGCCATCTTCTGGCATTATTACCATAGCCTGCCTCAACCGGATGAACAGTTCCTCGCGCTGCCCTTGCAATACATGACCAGCACCTTTTACTGGAGCGCCGTCGAGACTGAGCGCGACCCAGCCATGCTTTCCGCCATCGCTCTTGCGGGACGCATATTCATCAACGGCCATATCGCCTCCGCCTCCCATCCCGTGACGTATCAACTCGGCAAAAGGGCTCTTTTCGGCTATGACCTTTGGAACGGCGTCTCCATGAGCCGAGCCACGTTCCAGCGCGGCGCGGCGGTCCGCTTCGATCCCAACGGCAACTACGGTGTCAAAATCGAGGGGGCTGATGCCGAGGCGTTCACCGGCCGGATGGAGGCCGCCGTGGCCTCCGGCGAACAGGTCCTTTGGGACTGGCCCAATGGACGCCTCATCATAGACACCCCGAATACCAAGGCTTACGTCGGTGCGCCACCGGCTCAAGGTGGATGGTACCGTTTCCGGGATGGCATTTCCGTCGGTGGTCTTAAGCATGATTTTGTCGCGCTGGCCATCGTCAGTGCCGATGACCGCCCGCTGGTTGGCGCCGCGCCAGCCAAACGCATCTACCTTAATGCCCGCCGCGATGCCCACAACACCGGATTCGACATTGATTTGTCGGTTGCCAAAGCTGATGGCAGTTTTGGCGACCCGTTTGAGCAAGCCCGGCGGATTCGCAATCGCGGTCATGCGCCGGTGGTGGAGGATGATGTGCCGTTCACGGTCTGTTTCCCCGTCGAAATTTCGGCCCAATGGCGCGGCTACGATTTCGCGCAGCGGCAGGTGATGGACCGCACCGTGTCCGGGAGCAACCGTTTGGAATACTCCGGCCCCGCGTTATTCATGAGCACGGTGGATTTGAGCGCGCGCGGTAAAGCTATGGAAACACCCCAAACCACCATCGTCGCCATCGCCAAAGAAAGTAACCTCGAGGCCGCAATACCGGCTACGGGTGATGCGGTACTGGCCAAGGTTTGGCATCCCGTGCCCGGCATCACCTGGGCTGATAACTATGCCAGGGTCCATCGCCTGTTGCGGCAATCGTCCATTTCCTTCACCACCATCAGCAAAGCGGAAGCGAGTCCCGAGGCGCAGACCAGTATCCGCCTGACGGATGCCAAGATGCTCTTCAATCTGCCCGCCGGCATCACGATCGCATTTGCCCAGGGAAAGATGCAGAGCCTCGATGTCACCTTTACCCGCCCGCCGTCTCTCAACGAGGTGGTCAAAGCGTATGAGGATAAGTTTGGCAAACCGGAGCAGAAGCAAATTGCCAATGAACAGGGTTCCGATACCAGCCTGATCCAATGGCACGCTAACATGCCAGGGGCAACGCTGCTCATCAAGGTGATCGAGACCCAGGGGAACCTGAGCATCCACTACGAAATCCAGCCAACCCAACCCTGA
- a CDS encoding DegT/DnrJ/EryC1/StrS family aminotransferase, with protein MDFIDLKTQYAKYQAEIDARMRTVLNHGQYIMGPEIVELEAALAAYVGVKHCLTVTSGTDSLEIALRALGVGPGDEVITVPFTWISTAEVVALVGAKPVFVDIDLDSYNMDLNQIEAAITPRTKAILPVSLFGQMPDYDRVNQLAAKYKIPVIEDGAQSFGATRNGRRSCGVTLIGSTSFFPAKPLGCYGDGGALFANDDALANTMRAIRNHGGLVRHHHPLVGMNGRFDTLQAAVLLGKLPHFQEEVEARGRIGARYSALLSGLCTTPTVQPGNTHVYAQYTIRVPNRDDVGTKLKQQGIPTAVYYPKCLHEQPVFASAGYKLGDFPVSERAAREVISLPMHPFLTEADQDRIVAALKQALS; from the coding sequence ATGGACTTCATTGACCTGAAAACCCAATACGCGAAATACCAGGCTGAAATTGACGCCCGCATGCGAACCGTCTTAAACCACGGCCAATACATCATGGGGCCGGAAATTGTGGAACTGGAAGCCGCGCTGGCCGCCTATGTCGGCGTCAAACATTGCCTCACCGTGACCAGCGGCACCGACAGCCTGGAAATCGCTTTGCGCGCGCTGGGTGTTGGACCGGGGGATGAAGTCATCACGGTGCCGTTCACCTGGATCAGCACCGCCGAGGTGGTTGCGCTGGTCGGTGCCAAACCGGTCTTTGTGGATATTGATTTGGACAGCTACAACATGGATTTAAATCAAATTGAGGCAGCCATTACTCCACGCACCAAGGCGATCCTGCCCGTGAGCCTGTTCGGGCAAATGCCGGATTACGACCGCGTCAACCAGCTCGCCGCCAAATACAAAATCCCGGTGATTGAAGACGGCGCGCAAAGCTTTGGCGCCACCCGCAATGGCCGCCGCAGTTGCGGGGTCACGCTGATCGGCAGCACCAGCTTTTTCCCGGCCAAGCCACTCGGCTGCTACGGCGATGGCGGCGCGCTCTTTGCCAACGACGACGCCCTGGCTAATACCATGCGGGCCATCCGGAACCATGGTGGACTGGTGCGGCATCATCATCCGCTGGTGGGTATGAACGGCCGCTTCGATACCCTGCAAGCGGCAGTGCTCCTGGGCAAACTCCCCCACTTCCAGGAGGAAGTCGAGGCGCGCGGACGCATCGGCGCCCGCTACTCCGCCTTGCTCTCCGGCCTTTGCACCACGCCCACCGTGCAGCCCGGCAATACGCACGTTTATGCCCAGTACACCATCCGCGTCCCCAACCGCGATGACGTCGGCACCAAACTTAAGCAACAAGGCATTCCCACCGCCGTGTATTATCCCAAGTGCCTCCATGAACAACCCGTGTTCGCCTCGGCTGGCTATAAACTCGGGGACTTCCCGGTCAGCGAACGCGCCGCGCGCGAAGTCATCAGCCTGCCAATGCATCCGTTCCTGACGGAGGCCGATCAGGACCGGATTGTCGCGGCCCTGAAACAAGCTTTGTCCTAG
- a CDS encoding alpha-1,2-fucosyltransferase produces MQKHSYITDFTGICNRLEALVLAFAIRERHGHEIRISWPECDALQVAGVRVKKPGLFSFYNRIKIRDCDAATFERLSQFHNVWIRGLFGAPDELADRCLPKVAESLKLLPALAETVRKTLATGNRPLVGVHVRRGDFTVAQNGQFNLAQQKYNAVPDWLLLHGMKLLKARCPEVRFLICCTGDRQHYRALFDQFDCFCVESQSPYGYKGPGHASSTHPVADLFALACCDVVLATPASSFSHWAANVLGKPATVIMPPGEVSDSAPRLVKCKLGQTRLPKWNTASRNGIGVEVIQSAKDMPMPGVPHTEWL; encoded by the coding sequence ATGCAAAAACACTCGTATATCACGGACTTTACCGGCATCTGCAACCGGTTGGAGGCGCTCGTGCTGGCGTTTGCCATCCGGGAACGGCATGGGCACGAAATTCGCATTTCCTGGCCGGAATGCGACGCTTTGCAAGTGGCCGGAGTGCGCGTCAAAAAGCCCGGCTTGTTTAGTTTCTATAACCGCATCAAAATTCGTGATTGTGATGCCGCCACGTTCGAGCGCCTCAGCCAGTTCCATAACGTGTGGATTCGCGGATTATTCGGCGCCCCGGACGAGCTGGCGGATCGTTGCCTGCCCAAAGTCGCCGAAAGTTTGAAACTGCTTCCGGCCCTTGCCGAAACCGTACGCAAAACCCTGGCAACCGGAAATCGCCCTCTCGTGGGAGTCCATGTGCGGCGCGGGGATTTTACTGTGGCCCAAAACGGCCAATTTAATCTGGCCCAGCAAAAGTACAATGCAGTACCGGACTGGCTACTGCTGCATGGCATGAAGTTGCTCAAAGCACGCTGTCCGGAAGTCAGGTTCTTGATTTGCTGTACCGGGGATCGTCAACATTACCGCGCCTTGTTTGACCAATTCGACTGTTTTTGCGTGGAAAGCCAAAGCCCCTACGGATACAAGGGACCGGGTCACGCTTCGAGCACGCATCCGGTGGCCGACCTCTTTGCGCTGGCCTGCTGCGACGTGGTCCTTGCCACCCCGGCTTCCTCCTTTTCCCATTGGGCGGCCAACGTGCTAGGCAAACCGGCGACGGTTATCATGCCCCCAGGCGAAGTATCCGACTCGGCGCCCCGACTGGTCAAATGCAAGCTGGGACAAACCCGCCTGCCCAAATGGAACACCGCGAGCCGCAACGGCATCGGGGTGGAAGTGATTCAAAGCGCCAAGGACATGCCGATGCCGGGCGTGCCGCATACGGAATGGCTGTAA
- a CDS encoding uroporphyrinogen decarboxylase family protein yields the protein MLKRETMTSRERVLKALNHEIPDRVPIDLGGNQTGIHKNAYRNLVKYLGIADEVRIMDAVQQLAKPCEEVLKRLRVDTRYISAGAASTWKGGIVKANRDGRRWDDLTDEFGIRWSMPEDAPYYMDITHHPLANATIADLANYPWPKGDDAGRFAGLRERALTLKRETPYAVVSGISGVVYEICWYLRGLEQWLCDLMTEPEFCEAILDQTLKFWMDWFRMFLDEVGDVVDVIMIGDDLAGQNGPLFNPALYRRIVKPRHKKLVQYIRSRTQAKIWYHTCGSCVDFIPELIDNGVHILNPVQINARNMDPAMLKQRFGRQLAFWGGGVDSQGILPRGTPAEVAANVRHNVEAFKPGGGYIFNNVHNIQGEVPPENILAMFDAAYENGFYD from the coding sequence ATGCTAAAGCGGGAAACCATGACTTCGCGGGAACGCGTACTAAAAGCGCTCAATCACGAAATCCCGGATCGGGTGCCGATTGATCTGGGCGGCAACCAGACCGGCATTCACAAGAACGCCTATCGCAACCTGGTCAAGTACCTTGGCATTGCCGATGAGGTCCGCATCATGGATGCCGTCCAGCAATTGGCCAAGCCGTGCGAAGAGGTGCTGAAACGGTTGCGCGTGGATACGCGTTATATTTCCGCCGGGGCTGCGTCCACCTGGAAGGGCGGCATCGTGAAGGCCAATCGGGATGGGCGCAGGTGGGACGATCTGACGGACGAGTTCGGCATCCGGTGGTCCATGCCTGAAGACGCGCCGTATTACATGGATATCACCCATCATCCGCTGGCGAATGCCACCATTGCCGACTTGGCAAATTACCCCTGGCCGAAAGGCGATGACGCCGGGCGTTTTGCGGGACTGCGCGAGCGGGCACTGACGTTGAAACGGGAAACCCCGTATGCGGTGGTCAGCGGCATCTCCGGGGTGGTTTATGAAATTTGCTGGTACCTGCGCGGGCTGGAGCAGTGGCTGTGCGACCTGATGACCGAGCCGGAATTTTGCGAGGCGATACTGGATCAGACGCTCAAGTTCTGGATGGATTGGTTCCGCATGTTCCTGGATGAAGTGGGCGACGTGGTGGATGTGATCATGATTGGGGACGACCTGGCCGGTCAGAATGGCCCGCTATTTAATCCCGCCCTTTACCGGCGCATCGTCAAGCCGCGCCATAAAAAGCTGGTGCAATACATCCGGTCGCGCACGCAAGCCAAAATCTGGTATCACACCTGCGGTTCATGCGTGGATTTCATTCCGGAACTGATTGATAACGGGGTCCACATCCTGAACCCGGTGCAAATCAATGCGCGGAACATGGACCCGGCGATGCTCAAGCAGCGGTTTGGCCGTCAGCTTGCCTTCTGGGGTGGCGGTGTGGATTCCCAAGGCATCCTGCCCCGAGGCACTCCGGCGGAAGTCGCTGCCAATGTCCGCCATAATGTCGAGGCGTTCAAGCCCGGCGGCGGTTACATCTTCAACAACGTCCACAACATCCAAGGCGAAGTGCCGCCGGAAAACATCCTGGCGATGTTTGACGCGGCTTATGAAAATGGATTTTACGATTAA
- a CDS encoding FkbM family methyltransferase, with protein MIWEFFGKKQDGFFVEIGANDPFEFSQTWFFERQGWSGLLVEPLSARAQLLREKRPRSRVFQVALGAPEDCGPMTIGIPANDMFAALRPREKAPTAVRQETVEVTTFDKILAQAGSPKIDFLSIDVEGMELEVLRGFSLEKVHPSLMLIEDHLKSLSVHRYVTNKGYRLVKRTGCNNWYVPAGTTFNLTSFGERLALWRRVNLNTPINIAAKKLRVLVRGH; from the coding sequence TTGATTTGGGAATTCTTTGGCAAAAAGCAGGACGGTTTCTTTGTCGAGATCGGGGCCAACGACCCCTTTGAATTCAGCCAGACTTGGTTTTTTGAACGGCAAGGCTGGAGTGGGTTACTGGTGGAACCGCTTTCCGCACGCGCCCAACTGCTCCGGGAAAAGCGCCCGCGCAGCCGGGTATTTCAGGTTGCCCTGGGGGCACCGGAGGATTGCGGACCCATGACCATTGGCATACCCGCCAACGACATGTTTGCCGCGTTGCGCCCGCGTGAGAAGGCCCCCACCGCCGTGCGTCAGGAAACCGTGGAGGTGACCACCTTCGATAAAATTCTGGCGCAAGCCGGATCGCCCAAGATAGATTTTCTTTCCATTGATGTGGAAGGGATGGAATTGGAGGTTTTACGCGGTTTTTCCCTGGAAAAAGTCCATCCCTCGCTGATGTTGATCGAAGACCATCTCAAAAGCCTGAGTGTTCACCGATATGTGACGAATAAAGGTTACCGTCTGGTCAAACGTACCGGCTGTAACAACTGGTACGTGCCGGCGGGTACCACGTTTAACCTCACCTCCTTTGGTGAACGCCTCGCCCTCTGGCGCCGGGTGAATCTGAATACGCCCATCAACATCGCGGCCAAGAAGTTGCGGGTGCTGGTTCGCGGCCACTGA